tcagcacagcacgcacgcacgcacatcTATGCACACTCCCCTGTCAGGCCATTAGTCCAGAGTGCTGTTACTCCTGAACACTATGCTAGTCCTTTGGGAAAACAGAGGCCGTGACCCTATTCAAAGGGGGAAGGTTTGGGTTCCATTGGAATATTCTGCCACCAAGGTCCTCTGTCCAGGGCAGCAAGTAAATATCAGGAAAAAGCCAAAAACACAACAGAAGGATCAAATCCTGATTTGGGGGAAATCTGGGCATCATGTTTACCATGCTGCTTCTTAAGAGAGGGCTAGAGGCCAGTCAATCAGTCCACCTGCctctgtgccaggccctgtgccaaGTGCTAGGATACCAAGAAGGCaagagacagtctctgccctcaatgagctcCCAGTCTTaacaagggagacaacatgcaaataagtTGGAGCCAGATCAATTCGAGATAATGGTCCTCGCCTTCCcgggggatcagaaaaggcttttcGGAGAAGTTGAAGGAAGCTGGGGCAGCCAGGAAGGGAAGATGacaaaggaaagaggggaagcCAGTGAAAATCCCCAGaatcaagagatggaatgtcttatgTGAGGATGAGCAAGGTAGTCAGAGTCACTGGATCTCAGAGTATGTAGGGTGGGCGAGGCGGGGTATAAGGTGTGCCCAAACTGGAAAGGTGAGGGGGCTTCATTATGAAGGGTTATGAAAACCAAACACATTCAGGAGGCGAtaagggagccactggagtttattgattagAGCAGGTGACATAGGTCAGACAGGTCTGTGCTTCCAGAAGATTGTTTTCGAaagctgaatggaagatgaattcgaatgaggaaagatttgaagcaGGGAGGCTATTGTAGTCATccgtatcagaggagagaagagggaggatgCAAGAAAtgttctccaaaatcagttgCCTTGGTAACTGATTGGACATGGAGGTGGGGTCCTGAGAGAGTGAGGAGTTAAGGTTGATACCTAGTttccaagcctgggtgactggagGATAGTGATCCCCTCCACAGTAGTAGGGCAGTAAAGAAGTGGAATGAGTTTGGGGAGAAGATAccgagttctgttttggacaggtTGAGTTAACGATGTCTATggaacatccagtttgagatgtccagtAGGCAGCTGCAAATGTAAGCCTGGAGATCAGCAGAGATGTTAGAGCTGAGAGAGGTGATCATTGAATCTATGGGAGGTGATAAGATGGCCATGAGAAATAAATAGTAGAGAAGGAAGACCCAGAACAGAGCCTTGGAGACAGACACCCAGGGTTAGTGGGCATGACATGGAGTCTGAGAAAGATAAGAGGAACTGGGGTGGGAGCAGTGTCACAGAACCCAGAGAGAAGAGTCTAGGAAAAGATTGTGATTGACAGTGTCAGAAGCTCTCAGACAAGTTAAGAAGGATGAAGATGTAGACAAGGTCATTGGATTCTGCCTTCTTGGATACCAAGGTGATCGTGGGTAACTTTCAAGAGAGCAGCTTTGGTTGAACaatgaggttggaagccagagTAGAGAgtcaagaagagaatgagagagagggaagtgGAGGCATCAGTTGTAGATGGCCTTTCAGAGAGCtgcaaaagggaggagagatatgaCGTGATGCCATATCTAAGTGGGGATGAACAGATGAAGTGAGGATGTTTTGAGGATTGGGGAGATGTGGGCATGTTTGTAGGAAGTAGGGAAGCAGCCAGGAGACAGGAAACGTTGAAAGTTAAGTGAGAGTGAGAGTTaagtgagagagggaggatgATAGAGGAGGGCAGTCTACTAGAGGGGACTGAAACGGTTGTACAGGTGAAGGGGTTGTCCTTGGCAATGAAAAGGGCCACCTTTTCATCTGAAACACAGGTGAAGGTGGAGCTAGTGGTAGAAGATATCTGAGTGATTGATATGAGATGAAGAGGGAGCTCACAGCAAATGTCCTcaattttttcctataaaatatgAGGTGGTGTTCTTAGCTTTGaggtttggggaggggagagccTTAGAGGTTTGGAGGTGCTGATTTGGAGAGTGAAATATggagttttttttaacccttaccttccgttttggaatcaatactgtgtattggttccaaggcagaagagcagcgagggctaggcaatgggggtcaagtaacttgctcagggtcacatagctgggaagtgtctgaggccatatttgaacctaggacctcccatctctaggcctgtctctcaatccactgagctacccagctgcccccagagataTGGAGTTAATCAGGCAAGTAGAGAAGAATTGCCTGGCAGCAGTGAGGACCCAGATGAGATCCAGTAGTATAACTTTGTGATGAATCCAGCCTATGTGATTTGGCGGATTTCTTTCCCCACAACTTAAAGGCAGTGAATGATGGGAATGATCCAGTGGGCCTGGCAGAACAAGATTGGCAATAGAATGAAGAGGCCTGAGAGAAGACAGGGGCACAGTGGATAATatactggatttggactcagaagagCTAGGTTTCAATACAAGCTGTGTTGCTTACcatctgagtgaccttgggcaagacatttcCAGTCTCGAAGTTTTAGTTTCCTTGAGATTAATTGTAACAGTGGCTTCAGTGCTGGCCTTAGAGTCAGCAAAGATCTGAGTCTGAATCTCACATCAATACTTAAGAGCTGTTTGATTCTAGGCAAGCctctaggcctcaatttcttcttctgtaaggTGGCAGAGGTCGGATGGTACGGTCTCTAAAGTCCCTCTCCAGTTCAGATTGAGAGTCAATTGAGGGAAATAACTGTAacttcatctctctgagcctctgtttcctcagctgtaaaacgaGAGTATTGAATtgacctctgaggcccctttTTAGCTCTGGAGGCAGGATACCCCACAGGGTACAGTAAGGTTGGCTGCCCTTTCCAGGACATTCTCTTCCTGTCCTAGCATGGTGCACCTTCTTCACCCAACCTTGGCATTCTGTACGTTCTTCTCCCTGCCCTTGTACCCAGAGACATCTGCTCATTATATGCTGAGCTCATCTTCTATTTGCCCGTTCAAGGCAGCTTTCTTGGGGAAAAGACTGGGGGGGGTAACCTCCCTCTTTTATAATTAATTGGTCATCTGAGATCATGCTTAGCTGTCACCCACATAAGTAGCCCATTTGGTGATCAGCCCTACTGTCTGCCTGAACGTCTGGACCACAGATTGGGTACTCCCTTCCCTCAATTCCATCTTTCTTTGCTTacctttattttcatcttttgaaCGCTAGATCTGATTCTTTGTGGGAATCTTAGGGTATCCTGTCATCCCCCccccacatacatacatactttaGCTTTGTGTGTATGTGCGTGTATGTGGGGTGGGGTTGCCATGAGTTTGTACCTTGCATGTCTCTGTGAAACCAGCTTGGAAGTTTAGTCTCCACCGACTTCCTCTAAAGGATCCTAGAAGCCTAGAAACCTCACCTGACCTCCTATTGTGGCAGGACTGGACAATAATGAAGAATTGGGGGCCTGCTTCCTGAGTAGAAGAGCTCTGGGAACCAATAACCAAAGGAGGTTGGTTTTTGGTGACCGGCTGATAAGGGTGATGACTGGACTCATCCGGGATCAGCGGTCTGGCGTATCTCATCGTGCCTTGTTTATCTTGTACGGGGATGAGTGTGTTGTGATTTGGCTAACTCCTCTTTACCCCCAGCCAACAGTAGCTGCCGTAAGGGTTCTTCTTGGATCTTGGGCCTCTCTAAACCTTGCCTCTCTTTGCCAGGTACTTACTGCTACACCCAAGTCCATTCCTATGCAGGCTAGAACCGACCCGGAGGACCTCAGGGAAGCGAGGGCTGATGGAGCCGGTGGCTCTCAGGCACCTCTGCTCCTGCCAGGACACCCAGCTTCCTGTCTTCTCCCCAGGCCTCCGGGGCCAGTGTACCTCCACTTAGCCAGGTGGGTAAGAAACAAGGCCCCTTCCTTTCACCAGGCAGCCTCCGCTGCGCCCCATAGTCTTGAGTTTTCCTCCTAGTAGACAAGCACAGAGCTCAGAAGGATTAGGGGTGCTTTTAGCTACTAGGAGGGGTGTGCGTGTGTGTAAATACACATCTGCATTTATGTGGGTGTGGGTGTCTGTCTAGGTGTCCATGTGTGGGGATACTCTTCAGACAGTTTTGCAAGATTTTCAGTGATCTCCGATTTAACAGGTTTCCTTTGCTTTGCTTGGGAACAGTGAATGTTTGTGGATTCTTATTTGGCATGGCTGGTGTCTTCAGACTGTGCCAGCCAGGGGGCTGAAGAATACAAATGGAATCGGAGTTGGGAGAGCCCATTGCAAAAGCTTGCTCACTTGCTCTGTGGGCACCGGGCAGGGGCTGTGATTAGCTCTGCTGGTGTCCATGGGCCATGCTGGCTTTTGGGGGCAAGGGAGGTGGGCGGAGTGGTCCTTTGGCCATCTTGAGGCCGGGCTGGGTTGGGTGAGGAGCATCGGCTTGCTTGGtgtttccatctctccctcctttttcaaaactttcctcATCACCCCCTCATTAATTTTTACAGCAAGATTAAGAACAACAAAGGCCATTATTGGGGTATTTCTCATGCTCAGATGAGACTTGAAACCCAGAGCTGGCTGCTGCTGTGTGTGCTGAGAGCAGGACCCCCTTCTCTGAAGCTCTGGAGCCAGCAACAGACTTTCTCTTTGTGTCTaggtctctctgtctgtctgcctctctttctctctctcacctttgtctctctcccctctcttctttctctgtctctctctatctctttcggtctctctatctctctctatggtctctttctttctcctgtctctcctgtctctttctctttctgtctttgtctctctcacacacactttGCTATAGCTGCTAATAGAGTAATGCTGCTCTTGAACATATGAATGACCAGAGACCGTGTGGGATCATAGGATtgagatttagggctggaaggaccCCAGCGGCCATCTTTTATCCTGACTTGTTgaattaaaggattttttttaattatcatttttttctttctagtttagcatcccctcccttccccattggagcaaaatcaaagaaaaagaaagaaggcctTGAAATATTTATGTTCAGGCCCACAAAATAAACCTCTCTTGTCAAGAGGCCCTCTTGCTATTATAAAAAGGAGGAAGCCGGGGCCCAGGGAGGAGAAgggacttgaccaaagtcatgcATAAGCTTCTATAGGGCTAGAGGGGGGACCTTAGAGACCCCtgagtccaacttcctcattttatgaagATGTGAGTTCTAAGTGACAGAGGCggaatttgaaccaagatcttttccttctccatctagTGCTCTTTTCATATATATGCTACTTCAAAGCACCACTGGCCTCGGAGTTTTGTGTTggcctttgaaaaaaaaaattgagttggatctaggtgatatgggtcgGGGAAGAGGGCTGGCTCTGGAGGTAGGGGACCAGACGTGGATTTCCACTTTTGACACTTCTTGCCTGTGGGACCTTGAGCAGGCCACTTTtactccctgggcctcagtttccttttctgtaaaatgagggggttggcctTTGAGCTCCCCCTCTCTATGATTTTGTTGGCCTCACTAGAGTGTCTATTTGTAGGATGAAGGCCTTGAATGCCTTTTCTGTCTTtggccttccctccctcccttttctctcttccccctcttttccatttgttccTAATTTTTCGGTCTCTCTCTGCCTatgttcttctcccttcccccctccctcccaggcAATTCTGTGAGTGCAGAAGGGGCGGGTCTGGGCTCTGGGAGAGGAGGGGATTGTGGGTAATGTACTCTAGCTGCAGTATAACCTTGGCCAGTGGGTGGCGCTCTTCAGCAGTCTCTCAGCTCTTCTCTTTGATGAGCCAGGGTTTGCAGTTAGGCCTTGTTAGTAGGAGTGGAAGAAAGTTCACTTGTGCCAAGGAGAACAATAATTGTTCTTTTCAGGAAAGGTAGGTGATGAGAATAACTTGTTTCCTTGGTGTTGTGTGGCCTGGGAAGTGGTTTTGTGGCCTTGAGGTGGTGGTCTGGAGAGCTCGAATTACTTCAGGGATCAGGGGATTCTGGGCCTTCTGTCCTGAGGGGACAGTTTGGGTGAGCCCAGGGACTCCTGGGAAAATGGCGAGCTGTGTCTTCTCATGAAAATCCGGCGATTTCGAGACCAGTGACCTTTCAGTCAGAGCGAGccttgtttttcctctgtaaaatgagattgaacCAGATTGGGGGGGCGGCAGAGGGGGTCAAAGCTGAGGAGAAATGATCTCCACAACCGCTGATCGACTTAGAAACCCCCCAGAGAACCCGTTGTATTGTGTTTatcttgttaaacatttcccaatgacTTTCAGCGGAGTCAAGGAGGCCTGGGGTGTTCTGGGCCTTGTGTGGCCTCTAGGCTGGGAGTTTGACACCTCCAGAGCAGGCCGTCCAATCTTAGAGAGTGATTCTGGTAGCTCCAGAATGGTGAGTGGGGCCTGGCAaggcctctccctccccctcaaaccctcccccctccccccgcagtGATCTAGACTAGCATTTCCCATCAAGCACCGAGTGTCAGGAGCCCCAGATTGCAGGAGCAGGGAGGCATTTTGTTTACAAAGCTAGGAGAAACAGATATCGTGTGTTGTGGCTACATTTTAACCAAAAGGCAACTAAGTTTCCCCTCAGTATGAGAAAACTGTCCCTGTGATGACTGAGGGCTGGTCCTCATATAGAGCACTCTGAGGCTTATAGAGCACCTCACAAACATGACCTCCTCTGAGCCTCACAACAGCCCCTCGAGGTAAGTGCTctcattctctttattttctaaatAGGGCAACTGAGGCTCcaagggcttaagtgacttgcccagggtcacacagctggtgagcATCTGGGGTGGgctttgaacttgtcttcctaactctagttcctcctgtgctctatccactgcagctCCTGGTTACATTGCAGGTTCCCCAAAGGGgaggacgggggggggggggtgatctcCCATTCCCAACACCTGAGGCCTGCCTGATCTTTATCATTTCGCTTGTTGTCCTTCTGATTTAGGGCACTTGGTCATCTTTTCCTCTGACATCATTGTGGTCACTGCTAGAtagattggggggtggggggcagctaagaggtttagtggatagagtgccaggcctggaggccagaggatctggattcaaatgtggcctcagatgcttcctagctatgtggtcgtgggcaaatcacttaacctcaccacttctgttttagaatttgtACTAGGAAGATCTGGTTAAAAAAAGATACTTAGGGGTAGTTAGGCAGTGCAGTGGAtcgagtgccaggcctggaggccagaggatctgggttcaaatgtggcctcagatgcttcctgcaagtcacttccctccagttgcctagcccttgccactcttctgtcttacaagCCAGAAGGGAAGGTTAGAATttgtcaagttttctttttagcaTCATGCATGCAGCACACGTCTGGGTCGGCCATTGTTAGAGGAGCGTGCTCACACAAAACCAGCAGGGCTGGGGCTTTTTGAGAAATGGAAGCTTTGGGTTTGAACAGCAAAGGACATTTTTGGGCTTTGATCAGAACATCCAGGAAACATTgctaaaatgagagaattttccTTTTGGCATCCGTTTCCCTCTTTgtaaaagaaaaaccaaaggtTCTGCAGCTGTTGTGTTTCGTACCCCCCATCCCCtgcctcccccttctcctccccaggATCCATCCCTTATAACAAGTTGTCTTTTTCAAGTACAGAAGTCAGCAAAACTGATTGATACATTGAAAAAGCCTGAGAACACGTTGTCCCTGTCCCCTCCCCTGGGCTGGGCGGGGACGGACCTCTCATAATCTTGGTCAGTTTTCTCTCCAGGCCAGGGGTATGCGGTTGTCTTCTCCACTGACGTCATTGTGGCGGCGGCGTCCTTTGCTTTCCCCCAGGTACTTCATGGAAGTGTAGTCATCATACACAGACGAGTCGGTAGCATTCCATGAACTCTGTGGACCACAGCCGCTTTGGCcgttccccagttgatgggcccCCACCTTGGTTCCgattctttgctaccaccaagTAGGACTACAGAGATCTTTCTCATCAAGGGCTTCCTTCATTCAGCTCGTATAACCTCTCCAAGCctggttgctttttctttttaaatattaaccctcaccttctgccttagtagcAGTTCTTAAGGCTGGGCAAAAGGGGTTTGGTGATTTTCtgagggtcccacagctaggaagtatctgaggtgacacttgaactcaagtcctctgactccaaacctgacAATTtagccactgagcaacctagctccTCCCTGCTTCTTTCACCCCTTACCTTtcgccttagtaacaactctggaATTCAGAGCCTTTTATAGCCTACCTGCTCTCaccttttcagtttcctcacacCCCACCCCATTCTATATTCTTCAGCCCTGcatctcttcccttccatcttaaaatcaatatcatgtattggttccaaggcagaagagcggcaaggACCAGGCAataatgggggttacgtgacttgtcctgggtcacccagctaggaagtgtctgaggccagatctgaacccaggacctgctagCTTTCAATCCAGTGGACCACCTAGCCACCTTCCTCTCCTTGCTGTTTCTAACAAAATATGAGTATCTCTTAGATCTGGGTGATGTCAGTGattggaatattctccctcctcatctccacctcctgatTCTTGCAGCTTTCTTCAAGTCTCCGCTACCGTCCCATGTTctacaggaagtttttccttctctttccatttctagcATGTGCTTTATGTTGGTTATTTCTGATATGTCCCGTCATGGTGTCCTGTTTGTGCACAGTTGTTTGAATGTTGGCTTACCCGCTAGACAGGGTTTTCTGTTGGATTCAGTAGTTGCCGGGTGCCCCCGGACTTTACCAAGTACAAGGGCAGGAGGAAGAAGGCACTCGggcagccacctagctgccccagacaACCTTTTCCAAGGGGAGACCAAGCAGTTCTTAAACACATcctctgttccaggcactggggTAACTCCTGGGGCTATAAAGACCAAAAGGAATAGtcattgccctcaagaagcttacttgCCATTGGAGGAGGCGTCAATCGGCAATCCACAGGCATTTATTGAGGGCCTCCCATGCAGGCTTGGTTCTGGGGAGGACAGCTTAAAAAGCCGATCCAGACTTTCACAGCTAAATGAACCCATTTCCATTGGCCACTGAACCCAACTAGAAGGTTATTACAGAATTTCGAAGAAGCTAAAACGTGGAAATGGTTACTCAGGAGGCTCCAccgtgtatgcatgtgtgtgtcttGTCTTGacttcttagcacagtgcctgggccACGTTTGAGTGGACCGTGCGAGATAATGCTTCCCAAATTCCTACTCTCGGGTTGATTGGTTTTCTTTCATTGGAAAGCTTAGAGTCACGTTTCAAATTtcaatggggggggaggggggacctaGATGAAGGTAAGGTAAGCGGGTTCCTGGAGTAGGAACTGAGCCCTGTTCCTGTCCCCCGCTTCAGACCTACCCAGCCAGGGACGCTCCGGGGGCAGAGATCTTCCTCCTTGATGCGTGCAACTTCTTATTCTCCCGAGTCCTTCTGAAGGAGCCAAGGAGCATGTCCTTGATCTCAAAACAGGCAGTAGTTGGCTGTGGGGTCAGATCGGCTTAGGCTGGCTTGATTTGGTCTCTTTGTTTCTGGCGAAGACCCTGGATTTTAATTAACTTTTACAAGTGAATAATAGGCAAGAGCCACAATCCAGGTGGCTGGCAAAGGGACTGGCTGGTGTTCCATTGCAATATAACAACATGTGCCTAAGTCTGAAACTGGCTGGTTTGGGGGCACTGGCTGTGCTTGCCTCCATACACCCCGCCGGACCTTCATATGGCCTCCTTTTTTCCATCGCCGCATTAGGGGGttgttttatgtgtttatttgggggtggggttTCTGCCTCAGCATTCAGGAGACTTCAAAGCTGGGCTCATTTCAGTGCCCGTGTCCAGAATTCCTCTAAAGGTCAGGCCGCTCCTCCTTCTAGAGGCAGACTCTCTCTCCACCCCTTCCCCAATTGCTCCCCTGGCCAGCTGCTGATGAGCTGAGGGGGTTGAGGGAGGCAGATTTCTAGGGGAGAGTTGGATTCATAAGTTCTCCCAAGCCAAGGTTTGCAGCTGCCCAGGATTTGAGTGTGGAGAGTTGAAGAGACGGGACCTCAGCAAAAGGTGGACTTGCCCAAAGCCCATGCCTTCTCAGCGGCCACTCTAATCACTTGGCTTTTGTTCTTACAGCAAGCACAAAATGTTCCTGGATGAGGAGCCACTGGCAAAGCGGAGAAGGTTCCAGAAACCAGTGATGGCCTCCGACTCCTACAAGAAGGCCGAGCTGGCTGCCCTCCgccaagagatggagagcagCAGAGGCGAACCTGATCTTGAGAGAAGCCTCCTCCCAGAGGCAGGCCAGAGCAGCAGTGAGGCTTGGGTGGCACCTGCTGGAGAGCAAGGCCCAGGCCAAGGAGCCCTGGTGAGCGCTCGAGAGGATGCGGCACCTGGGAGGCGCCCTGAGGAGCTCGGAAGTCAGCGGCCATCCCTGATGGCTGATACTGCCAGTAAAGGTTGGCCACCCGCGAGCCGAAGCTCTGCGGGGGCAGAGCAGGGCAGAGCGCCACCCCAGGAAGCGGCCAAAGGCCCTTTTGTGGCTGTGGTTGGGATCACTGAAGCCGTCATGGACGGTGGGGCTCCCATCCAGCTGATTCCATTCGGGCGAGAGGAGAGAGCTGAGCATAGACGGGGGGCAGAAGACCGGAGCCAAATCCGTGCCATGCCCAGCACCGAGAAGGGAGAAGTTGGGGAGAATGGAGCTTTGAGTCAGCCCAGGGCCAAGGACCAGAAGACTGAGAGACGACTGGAAAGCATCTTATCAGAAAGGGATGTGCTACAGCAGAAGGTCAGGGGCACGTTGGTGTCGGGAATCACAAATTGTGACCCGGGGGAAGGCGGTGGTATGGATGTTTGATGTAAAGGAGCCTTCTAGGATCCTGGGATCCTGGGTcgagagctggaagggcccttagaggtCATGGAGGCCAAGGCCCTCATCTTAGCAATGAGTGAGCCGCGGTCCTGGGAGGCTAGGGCTTGCCCAGTAAGTTGGCAGATCTGGTATTTGAACTGAGTTCTTCTGACTCTAGAGCTCTTGCCCAAGCTGGCACCGGGGTACTTGATAGTAATTCCTAAATGGAGTGACGCCCAGGGAATGTCTACACTATAGACACTATATACACTATATAAGCAAGGGTGGTAGTGTCTAGCCATGGAACATGGCATGGTGGCTTGGAGATGCGGTCTCTGTGGGCGTAACCTCCTCAGAAGGTCTCTTGTTCTCCTTAATGTGTGTCCCTGTCCTTCGGGCTGTAGGTTCAGGAGCTGGAAGAGGAGAAGAGCCATTGGCAGACCGAGTTTGAGAGAACCCAACATGAACTGATGACCCTCCGGGCCCGCGAGAACGAGAGCTTATACTGGAGCAAGAAGCACATGGGTTACCGCCAGGCGGAGCTCCAGGTGCTAAAATCTGAGCTGGAGAGATCTCTGGAGGAGAAGACGGAGCTGAAGGAGCGGCTCAAGGCCACCGAGATGCGTGTGGAAGTTCTGCGCGAGGCCCAAGGCTCCTTCCAGAGCCTGGAGGGAGAAGACAAGAGGTTGTACCAGAGTTTGTCAGTCTGTGATGAGGACTATGCCCTGGCCCACCCACTGTGCCATGCTCTTTCCCTAGATTCTCCAAGTCCCGTGCTTgaattccctctctctttttaagaGCTTTTATTCTGGAGAGGTAGGGGGCTGGCCAGGAAGGCCTGGGTACAGGTCCTGCATCCCATCCATCCCAGCTTTCTGACACCAATGAGGCAGGTCATTGGACACTCCCAGCTCGAGGCCACACCACTTTTTTCTGCCTGTTGCCTGAcgcagggaaggggagagagccCACTTCTGATCAGCAGTTTGCTTTGTCCCCTTTTTCGGTTGGGCCCTGACcactgtcttttctctttttccacctCAGCACCCTGGAGAAGCTCAAAAGCCTCCGAGTGAATGTCAGTCGGCTGCTGGCCTCCATCCTTCCTCACCTGGAGCTGGAAGAGGTCAACTTTGAGTCCGACCAGGTGGATGAGATCCTGCAGACTGTCTTGGAGACCAACCACATCCTGGAGTGATCCATCCATGATGCCTCTCGCCTTTAACTGGAAGGATTCGCTCCCCTTCCCCACATTGGCTGCCTTCTTGCCTTATGTGTACAGAATCAGTTAATAAATGATGGCTGTTAACCTTTCTGATTCTCTTCCTGCCTTTTGGGATGGAAAGGGTGGGCTGGGGTGAGAGGACACTTGAGACCCTCACAGTCAGAAGGGACTTAGCTAACCAGCCAGTCAAACCCACGTCCCAAAAGAATGCCTAGCCCTCCTTCCTGACCAGTAGGCAGCAGTGTTGGCTCAGAAGCTTCCAAAGAGGGGAACCCCATTGTGGGAGGCAGTTTGGTGCAAGGGACACTGCCCTGACTCTGGGGTTGGAGGATCTGGGCTCAgcactgcctgtgtgaccctgggcaagtcactcttccTTGggcctttctcttcccctttaaaATGAGGTTTGGGACTTGATGGCTTCTAGAGGCAGCTCCCTCTGGCTGGAGCTATAGGAGCCTATGGTTAATCTTGAGTAAatcatccctcccttccttcttccctccttcctttcctccttccctcactccctcctttccttctttccttctttctttcctttcttcttcctccaccttagaatcaacattgtaaatattgggtccaaggcagaatagcagtaagggctacccAATGAgtattatgtgacttgcccagagtcaccctgccaggaagtgtctgaggctagatttgaactcaggacttcctatctctaggcctggctattcactgagctacctacctgcccatcTCAACCTCCTTTCAAGTGCTGTCTCTTCAGGTACTTCAAGATAGTTAGCAGCAACTCTGAgctttcttttctccaggctaactAGGCCCAGTTCCTTCACCTCATCCTCTTCTAATGTGGGTTCAAAGCCCTACCCCATCCTGGCTGCCCTTCTCTGGATGCTTTCCAGCTTCTCAGTGGCCTCAATGGACTTACTCCATTACATTTTCTCAGATTCAGTCTGGTGTTCCACCATGTTTGGACATCTGGATTCTGTCTCTTAGTTCTCCCCTCCAGATTTGTGCCATCTGCATGCTTCATAAGGAAGGATGCAATGTGGGCCTTTCCCCAAGTAGCACAGGGCCAACCAAGCCCTGGGGCACTCCATAGTTGACCCTTTGGGCTTGGCCATCTGAACTGC
Above is a genomic segment from Monodelphis domestica isolate mMonDom1 chromosome X, mMonDom1.pri, whole genome shotgun sequence containing:
- the MORC4 gene encoding MORC family CW-type zinc finger protein 4 isoform X1 — translated: MQARTDPEDLREARADGAGGSQAPLLLPGHPASCLLPRPPGPVYLHLASKHKMFLDEEPLAKRRRFQKPVMASDSYKKAELAALRQEMESSRGEPDLERSLLPEAGQSSSEAWVAPAGEQGPGQGALVSAREDAAPGRRPEELGSQRPSLMADTASKGWPPASRSSAGAEQGRAPPQEAAKGPFVAVVGITEAVMDGGAPIQLIPFGREERAEHRRGAEDRSQIRAMPSTEKGEVGENGALSQPRAKDQKTERRLESILSERDVLQQKVQELEEEKSHWQTEFERTQHELMTLRARENESLYWSKKHMGYRQAELQVLKSELERSLEEKTELKERLKATEMRVEVLREAQGSFQSLEGEDKSTLEKLKSLRVNVSRLLASILPHLELEEVNFESDQVDEILQTVLETNHILE
- the MORC4 gene encoding MORC family CW-type zinc finger protein 4 isoform X3, with the protein product MTSSEPHNSPSSKHKMFLDEEPLAKRRRFQKPVMASDSYKKAELAALRQEMESSRGEPDLERSLLPEAGQSSSEAWVAPAGEQGPGQGALVSAREDAAPGRRPEELGSQRPSLMADTASKGWPPASRSSAGAEQGRAPPQEAAKGPFVAVVGITEAVMDGGAPIQLIPFGREERAEHRRGAEDRSQIRAMPSTEKGEVGENGALSQPRAKDQKTERRLESILSERDVLQQKVQELEEEKSHWQTEFERTQHELMTLRARENESLYWSKKHMGYRQAELQVLKSELERSLEEKTELKERLKATEMRVEVLREAQGSFQSLEGEDKSTLEKLKSLRVNVSRLLASILPHLELEEVNFESDQVDEILQTVLETNHILE
- the MORC4 gene encoding MORC family CW-type zinc finger protein 4 isoform X2, coding for MQLPDKVDLSRLPEKQFSHLNPHPRYSKHKMFLDEEPLAKRRRFQKPVMASDSYKKAELAALRQEMESSRGEPDLERSLLPEAGQSSSEAWVAPAGEQGPGQGALVSAREDAAPGRRPEELGSQRPSLMADTASKGWPPASRSSAGAEQGRAPPQEAAKGPFVAVVGITEAVMDGGAPIQLIPFGREERAEHRRGAEDRSQIRAMPSTEKGEVGENGALSQPRAKDQKTERRLESILSERDVLQQKVQELEEEKSHWQTEFERTQHELMTLRARENESLYWSKKHMGYRQAELQVLKSELERSLEEKTELKERLKATEMRVEVLREAQGSFQSLEGEDKSTLEKLKSLRVNVSRLLASILPHLELEEVNFESDQVDEILQTVLETNHILE